A section of the Phaseolus vulgaris cultivar G19833 chromosome 8, P. vulgaris v2.0, whole genome shotgun sequence genome encodes:
- the LOC137824116 gene encoding triphosphate tunnel metalloenzyme 3-like, giving the protein MNMEVEIKLRLPDSATHQKLSNSLAPFHTKTLIQENIFFDGTNKELTSNLAVLRIRFYNLEHCVLSLKAKPVISAGISRMEEHEEPFDPVLGRACIAEPWKLLSVDSSMVLKRVRDEYGVGANGVVCLGGFRNVRAVHEWEGLKLELDETNYDFGTSYELECESADPERHKKLLEEFLQENGISYSYSKVSKFAVFQSRKLPEL; this is encoded by the coding sequence ATGAATATGGAAGTAGAGATCAAGCTTCGTCTCCCAGACTCAGCCACTCACCAAAAACTCTCTAACTCACTTGCTCCTTTCCACACCAAAACCTTAATCCAAGAAAACATCTTTTTCGATGGCACAAACAAGGAACTCACTTCTAACCTCGCTGTTCTCCGAATCCGCTTCTACAACCTGGAACACTGCGTCCTCTCCTTGAAGGCCAAGCCGGTGATCTCGGCCGGAATCAGCCGCATGGAGGAACATGAGGAGCCATTTGACCCTGTGCTTGGCCGTGCATGCATTGCTGAGCCATGGAAGCTCTTATCAGTGGATTCTTCCATGGTGCTGAAGAGGGTGAGGGATGAGTACGGTGTTGGAGCAAATGGGGTGGTGTGCTTGGGTGGGTTTAGGAATGTGAGGGCTGTGCATGAATGGGAAGGGTTGAAACTGGAACTGGACGAGACCAACTATGATTTTGGGACCAGCTACGAGTTGGAATGTGAGAGTGCTGACCCAGAGAGACACAAGAAACTGCTCGAGGAGTTTCTTCAAGAAAATGGAATCAGTTATTCTTattctaaagtttcaaaatttgCTGTTTTTCAGTCCAGGAAGCTGCCAGAATTATGA
- the LOC137824117 gene encoding small nuclear ribonucleoprotein SmD1a, with amino-acid sequence MKLVRFLMKLNNETVSIELKNGTIVHGTITGVDISMNTHLKTVKLTLKGKNPVTLDHLSVRGNNIRYYILPDSLNLETLLVEETPKIKPKKPTAGKPLGRGRGRGRGRGRGRGR; translated from the exons ATGAAGCTCGTTAg GTTTTTAATGAAGTTGAACAATGAAACCGTGTCCATTGAACTCAAGAATGGCACTATTGTTCATGGAACCATTACAG GTGTTGATATCAGTATGAACACTCATTTGAAAACAGTTAAACTGACTCTGAAAGGGAAAAATCCAGTGACTCTGGATCATCTCAGTGTGAGGGGTAACAACATTCGATACTATATCCTTCCTGACAGCTTAAATCTCGAGACCTTGCTTGTGGAAGAGACACCTAAGATCAAACCAAAGAAGCCAACTGCTG GGAAACCTTTGGGCCGTGGACGAGGGAGGGGCCGCGGACGTGGGCGTGGGCGTGGTCGTTGA